In the genome of Desulfofarcimen acetoxidans DSM 771, one region contains:
- the pgeF gene encoding peptidoglycan editing factor PgeF — protein sequence MSDNSSDTVREDLEYYSFKLLEAIPGLVHAFTTRRGGISEAEYKSLNMAFHVGDSEQAVLENRSRVCSKLGLNPVHLVAGQQTHDDLVAVVGLEHRGAGALSYASSLPGTDALITNQPGVPLSSYYADCVPLFIVDPVKSVIGLAHAGWRGTVLRIAEKTVKEMRRVFGSRPVECLAVVGPSIGPCCYEVDSRVTGQLQASFPYWSELVEATLPGKYRFDLWQANYRVFLDAGLRPENIYVSKLCTGCNTDIFYSYRAENGHTGRMASLMMLR from the coding sequence ATGTCGGATAATTCTTCTGATACTGTCCGGGAGGATTTGGAGTATTATAGTTTCAAATTACTTGAAGCAATTCCCGGATTGGTTCATGCTTTTACTACCCGCCGGGGCGGCATTAGTGAAGCTGAGTATAAGTCGCTAAACATGGCTTTTCACGTGGGGGACAGTGAGCAGGCTGTATTGGAAAACCGCAGCAGGGTATGCAGTAAACTAGGTCTTAATCCGGTTCACTTAGTGGCAGGTCAGCAGACTCATGATGATCTGGTGGCAGTTGTGGGACTTGAGCACAGGGGGGCGGGGGCATTAAGCTATGCTTCCTCATTGCCCGGTACGGATGCTTTAATTACTAACCAGCCCGGTGTGCCGCTGTCATCTTATTATGCTGACTGTGTTCCCTTATTTATAGTGGATCCGGTTAAGTCGGTTATTGGTTTGGCTCACGCTGGCTGGCGAGGTACAGTTCTTAGAATAGCTGAGAAGACGGTAAAGGAAATGAGGCGAGTATTTGGCAGCCGGCCGGTTGAATGTCTGGCAGTGGTAGGTCCTTCTATCGGCCCTTGCTGTTATGAGGTGGACAGCCGTGTAACCGGGCAACTGCAAGCAAGTTTTCCTTATTGGAGTGAACTGGTAGAAGCTACTTTGCCGGGTAAATACAGATTTGATCTCTGGCAAGCCAATTACCGGGTTTTTCTTGATGCAGGCCTCAGGCCGGAAAATATTTATGTATCTAAGCTATGTACCGGCTGCAACACTGATATATTTTATTCTTACCGGGCGGAAAACGGTCATACCGGACGTATGGCTTCTCTGATGATGTTAAGATAG
- a CDS encoding response regulator transcription factor, which translates to MPSVLVVDDEQNIIEIIKFNLEREGYQVITARDGTTALQLARSEKPDLIILDIMLPEQDGLAVCRLLQQEQKTRGIPIIMVSARGDELDKILGLEMGADDYVTKPFSPRELVARVKARLRRSEEVETTPEKPVENTLVRGNLLIDQDRYMIELGGVKQYLTPKEFELIRFLARQPGKVFSRDYLLEQIWGYDFVGDSRTVDVHIRHIRQKLEGMDASQQYIETVRGVGYRFKESS; encoded by the coding sequence ATGCCAAGTGTTCTGGTAGTGGATGATGAGCAGAATATTATAGAAATCATCAAGTTTAATCTGGAACGGGAAGGCTACCAAGTTATTACAGCCAGAGACGGTACAACAGCTCTACAACTGGCCCGCTCAGAAAAACCGGATCTGATTATACTGGATATAATGCTTCCTGAGCAGGATGGTTTAGCAGTGTGTCGCTTGCTGCAGCAGGAGCAAAAAACCAGAGGGATTCCCATTATTATGGTCAGTGCAAGGGGAGATGAATTGGACAAAATTCTTGGGTTGGAAATGGGAGCGGATGATTATGTAACCAAACCTTTCAGCCCTCGAGAACTGGTAGCCAGGGTTAAGGCCAGACTGAGGCGTAGTGAGGAAGTGGAAACAACGCCGGAAAAACCCGTTGAAAATACTCTCGTGAGAGGGAATTTACTTATTGATCAGGATCGCTATATGATTGAGTTGGGTGGGGTAAAACAGTATTTAACCCCCAAGGAATTTGAATTAATCCGTTTTTTAGCCAGACAACCGGGAAAAGTATTCTCCCGTGATTATCTTTTGGAACAAATCTGGGGTTATGATTTTGTGGGGGATTCTCGAACGGTTGATGTGCATATAAGACACATCAGGCAAAAACTAGAGGGAATGGATGCCTCCCAACAGTATATTGAAACGGTCAGGGGAGTAGGCTATCGCTTTAAAGAATCTTCTTAG
- the pnpS gene encoding two-component system histidine kinase PnpS, producing the protein MLLKGVIWRAAASYFILLAVFWGLLELYKAQLLTFAGAFLTASLLSVVFAWLLYKRVINPLAVMSEVTQEMARGNFDQQIIIRYQDEIGELAANINNLAGQLKTVITDITTEKNRARAILDSMADGVIALDREGKVLLVNPAVEDIFAIENPADQVKNILGIIRNYELEQLLFHALKRNEPMVKVLKILTSEEPRVFRVHLTPLRSSDTKTEGIVAVLRDITDRRKLEQMRTEFVANVSHELRTPLTSISGFLETLLDGALEEPEIARRFLEHMSDETERLTRLINDLLNLSNIEDRQFVPNFQPVDMAELIHRVAPVYEPRAREKGLTLMVTLSPNLPPVIGDEDLLMQVLTNLIDNAIKYTPAKGKIEIKARASEQEMKVIVTDTGIGIPTESLARIFERFYRVDKARSREMGGTGLGLSIVKHIVERHGGSLEVTSTVGKGSIFAFILPVAGDLH; encoded by the coding sequence ATGTTGTTAAAAGGTGTAATCTGGCGGGCAGCGGCCAGCTATTTTATATTGCTGGCTGTTTTTTGGGGTCTCCTGGAACTGTATAAGGCACAGTTATTAACTTTTGCCGGGGCTTTTCTGACCGCATCTTTATTATCCGTGGTTTTTGCCTGGCTCTTATATAAGAGGGTAATTAATCCTCTTGCTGTGATGAGTGAAGTTACCCAGGAAATGGCCCGAGGTAATTTTGACCAGCAAATTATTATCAGGTATCAGGATGAGATAGGTGAATTGGCGGCTAATATAAATAACCTGGCCGGTCAGCTAAAAACCGTTATTACGGATATTACTACAGAAAAAAACAGAGCGCGGGCTATACTGGACAGTATGGCCGACGGGGTAATCGCACTGGACCGTGAGGGCAAGGTGCTGCTGGTTAACCCTGCCGTGGAGGATATATTTGCCATAGAAAATCCGGCTGATCAGGTTAAAAATATTCTGGGTATAATTAGAAACTACGAATTGGAACAACTGCTATTTCACGCCTTAAAAAGGAATGAGCCGATGGTGAAGGTGCTGAAGATTTTAACATCAGAAGAACCCAGGGTCTTTCGTGTGCACCTGACACCACTCAGGTCTTCGGACACTAAAACAGAAGGTATAGTTGCTGTCTTGCGAGATATAACGGACAGGCGAAAACTAGAGCAAATGCGTACAGAGTTTGTAGCCAATGTTTCACATGAATTGCGTACTCCACTGACATCTATCAGCGGCTTTTTGGAAACGCTTTTAGACGGTGCACTGGAGGAGCCGGAAATAGCCAGAAGATTTTTGGAGCATATGAGTGATGAGACAGAGCGTTTGACCAGATTGATCAATGATCTGCTGAATCTCTCTAATATTGAAGACCGGCAATTTGTGCCGAATTTTCAGCCGGTAGATATGGCCGAGCTTATACATAGAGTGGCGCCTGTTTATGAACCGAGAGCCAGGGAAAAAGGTTTGACCTTAATGGTTACTCTTTCTCCCAACCTGCCTCCGGTAATCGGGGATGAGGACTTGCTGATGCAGGTTTTGACCAATTTGATTGACAATGCAATAAAATACACACCGGCTAAAGGTAAAATAGAAATAAAAGCCAGGGCCAGTGAGCAGGAAATGAAGGTTATTGTGACCGATACCGGTATAGGTATTCCCACAGAAAGCCTGGCTCGAATTTTTGAACGATTTTATCGTGTTGATAAAGCCCGTTCACGTGAAATGGGAGGGACGGGGCTTGGACTTTCCATTGTGAAGCATATTGTTGAGAGGCACGGCGGTTCTCTGGAGGTAACCAGTACAGTTGGCAAAGGCAGTATATTTGCTTTTATTTTGCCGGTTGCCGGAGATTTACACTGA
- the pstB gene encoding phosphate ABC transporter ATP-binding protein PstB — protein MSIAQLNLYYKDYQALHNINLDIESCRVTALIGPSGCGKSSFLRTLNRMNNLIEGVRVNGKILLDGEDIYKPGVDLVLLRKRVGMVFQRPNPFPMSVYDNVAYGPRIHGIKKKRQLDEIVENSLRAAVLWDEVKDKLFKSALGLSGGQQQRVCIARLLAVEPEVLLMDEPTSALDPISTLKIEELIQELKKKYTVVIVTHNMQQAARVSDMTAFFLNGELVENGNTDFIFTQPSDKRTEDYITGRFG, from the coding sequence ATGAGTATTGCTCAACTAAATCTTTATTATAAAGATTATCAGGCTTTACATAATATTAATCTTGACATTGAATCCTGCCGGGTAACAGCATTAATAGGTCCTTCCGGGTGTGGTAAATCGTCTTTTTTAAGAACCTTAAACCGGATGAACAATTTAATTGAGGGTGTAAGGGTTAACGGTAAGATATTGTTGGATGGTGAAGATATTTATAAACCAGGTGTTGATCTTGTTCTGCTTCGTAAAAGAGTAGGTATGGTTTTTCAAAGGCCTAATCCTTTTCCCATGTCTGTTTATGATAATGTTGCTTATGGACCTCGGATTCACGGTATTAAAAAAAAGCGGCAGTTAGATGAGATAGTGGAAAACAGCTTGAGGGCTGCGGTGCTTTGGGATGAAGTTAAGGATAAGCTTTTTAAATCAGCTCTGGGCCTTTCCGGCGGGCAGCAGCAGAGAGTATGTATAGCACGTTTGCTGGCAGTTGAACCTGAAGTGCTGCTTATGGACGAACCTACTTCAGCTCTTGACCCTATATCAACTTTGAAAATAGAAGAATTAATTCAGGAATTGAAAAAAAAATATACAGTGGTTATCGTTACACACAATATGCAGCAGGCGGCGAGGGTATCGGATATGACCGCCTTTTTCTTAAATGGCGAGCTGGTGGAAAACGGCAATACGGATTTTATATTTACTCAGCCAAGTGATAAACGAACGGAGGACTATATAACCGGAAGATTTGGTTAA
- the phoU gene encoding phosphate signaling complex protein PhoU produces MSPRQNFDKALYALKQDILRMAGLVEQAIYESVEALMRKDVSLAAQVIMGDETIDELYLEIESKIIKLIATQQPMAKDLRIVVTGIKILLSLERMADHAVDIARATMCLSSRPFKVDVVDYIPQMAKLARQMLKDGLDAYVNDDIEKAQKMCAGDDEVDYIFAKVFRELMSCMRKDPDTVTECSYLLYVNRYLERVADHATNIGEAVVYLVTGERKELN; encoded by the coding sequence ATGTCACCCAGGCAGAATTTTGATAAGGCATTATATGCTTTAAAGCAGGATATACTGCGCATGGCAGGATTGGTTGAGCAGGCTATCTATGAATCAGTGGAAGCTTTGATGAGGAAAGATGTATCTCTGGCAGCTCAGGTTATTATGGGTGATGAGACTATTGATGAGTTGTACTTGGAGATAGAATCTAAAATAATTAAATTAATTGCCACCCAGCAGCCTATGGCCAAGGATCTTCGAATTGTTGTAACCGGTATAAAAATACTGTTGAGCTTGGAGCGTATGGCAGATCATGCCGTCGATATTGCCAGAGCCACTATGTGCCTGTCATCCAGGCCCTTTAAAGTAGATGTCGTGGATTATATTCCGCAAATGGCTAAATTGGCCAGGCAAATGCTGAAAGACGGTTTGGATGCCTACGTAAATGATGATATTGAGAAGGCACAAAAAATGTGTGCCGGTGATGACGAAGTGGATTATATTTTCGCTAAGGTTTTTCGGGAATTAATGTCTTGTATGAGAAAAGACCCGGATACAGTAACCGAGTGTTCTTATTTGCTTTATGTCAATCGTTATCTGGAAAGAGTGGCGGATCACGCTACTAACATTGGAGAGGCCGTAGTGTATTTGGTTACCGGGGAAAGAAAAGAATTAAACTAA
- a CDS encoding HlyD family efflux transporter periplasmic adaptor subunit: MVIKKVKQSKKVKSIYYLLFIFLFISFTFINTGFFRDMFISKILENRILQYTKIQREVNTEGLLIKGETIVRMPERGKVKYLVKDGTRLRAGVPVVSLQSTELNSVEGKVNTLLYNKQAGIFCLHLDGLEQVLSPDNLDVLQVPKIKEIKSTIDDLEASELKDAAIIESGEPVYKLVDNLKPLLIKLELNQEQIPQNVLKLGYGMKLQWQGYSFNGKVVDCRKQDSNFDILLRADDYPHDLAHYRKIALVVVTQALSGLAVERRSIVLKEGQPGIYSLNKTLIRWLPVKIEAQSENNVIISGAELAEGTSYIHNPFWYKVVSLVL, encoded by the coding sequence ATGGTTATAAAAAAGGTGAAACAAAGTAAAAAAGTTAAAAGTATATATTATCTACTGTTCATATTCCTGTTTATTTCATTTACTTTTATTAACACAGGTTTTTTTAGGGATATGTTCATCTCCAAAATTTTAGAGAACCGTATTTTGCAATATACTAAAATACAAAGGGAGGTTAATACTGAAGGTTTATTAATCAAGGGAGAGACGATTGTCAGAATGCCTGAAAGAGGAAAGGTAAAGTATTTGGTTAAGGACGGTACACGCTTGCGCGCCGGTGTTCCTGTAGTTTCTTTGCAGAGTACTGAGTTGAATTCTGTTGAGGGAAAAGTAAATACCTTACTTTACAATAAGCAGGCCGGCATCTTCTGTCTTCATCTGGATGGACTGGAACAAGTCTTGTCTCCGGATAACCTGGATGTTTTACAGGTACCCAAAATAAAAGAAATAAAAAGCACGATTGATGATTTAGAAGCGTCAGAGTTAAAAGATGCTGCTATTATAGAGAGCGGCGAACCTGTCTATAAACTGGTGGACAACCTCAAGCCTCTATTGATTAAATTGGAGTTAAATCAGGAGCAAATACCCCAAAATGTGTTAAAGTTAGGCTATGGGATGAAGCTTCAGTGGCAAGGGTATTCATTTAACGGTAAGGTTGTAGATTGTAGGAAGCAGGACAGTAATTTTGATATTCTGCTGAGGGCGGATGATTATCCCCATGATTTGGCCCATTACAGGAAAATTGCTCTGGTGGTTGTAACACAGGCGCTATCCGGTCTGGCAGTAGAGCGAAGATCAATTGTGTTAAAAGAAGGTCAACCGGGCATTTATTCCTTAAATAAAACCTTAATCAGGTGGCTGCCGGTAAAAATCGAAGCCCAGTCAGAAAATAATGTTATTATCAGTGGGGCAGAATTAGCTGAAGGCACCAGTTATATTCATAACCCTTTTTGGTATAAGGTGGTCAGTTTGGTTCTATAA
- a CDS encoding YggS family pyridoxal phosphate-dependent enzyme, which produces MNIRDNILLVKERIAAAACRSGRDPDDITLLAVTKNVSVDLIKQVYDCGFKEFGENRVQELQKKIALLPDDAVWHMIGHLQTNKIKYIIDKIGLIHSLDSLSLAREINRQALLQNMKVQVLLEINISGEQSKFGIPLSEAREFVKLVNCLPGLTVRGLMTMAPYTTYPEEVRPIFRGLKDLSERISRESSEINMDVLSMGMSNDFEVAVEEGATIVRVGTALFGV; this is translated from the coding sequence TTGAATATCAGGGATAATATTTTATTAGTAAAGGAGAGGATAGCCGCAGCCGCCTGTCGCTCCGGACGTGATCCGGATGATATTACACTGCTGGCGGTTACTAAGAATGTAAGTGTTGATTTGATAAAGCAGGTTTATGATTGTGGTTTTAAGGAGTTCGGTGAAAACAGAGTTCAAGAATTACAAAAAAAAATTGCGTTGTTGCCCGATGATGCTGTTTGGCATATGATTGGGCATTTACAAACCAATAAGATAAAGTATATTATAGATAAAATAGGTTTAATTCATTCTTTAGACAGTTTGTCTCTGGCCAGGGAGATTAACCGTCAGGCTCTGCTGCAGAATATGAAGGTGCAGGTTTTGCTGGAGATTAATATTTCCGGAGAGCAAAGTAAATTTGGCATACCTTTATCTGAAGCAAGGGAGTTTGTTAAACTGGTAAACTGTTTGCCTGGTTTGACGGTGCGGGGATTGATGACAATGGCTCCTTATACGACTTACCCTGAAGAAGTAAGGCCCATTTTCAGGGGATTAAAAGATTTGTCCGAAAGAATCAGCAGAGAATCCTCTGAAATAAATATGGATGTGCTTTCCATGGGTATGAGCAATGATTTTGAGGTGGCGGTAGAGGAAGGTGCAACTATAGTGAGAGTCGGCACTGCTCTTTTCGGAGTATGA
- a CDS encoding cell division protein SepF, with amino-acid sequence MAKIVDKVLGFMGFEEVPYEDEKHHEEQIIEEVPVSRSSKRGSVVSLHTQKQSHVVVVEPRCYDEVQGVADHLKNRRSVIVNLENADVELAKRVVDFMFGTTYALNGNMQKVSNGIFVFVPSNVDITAEIREQQKEKGFLNWMRNDTREAR; translated from the coding sequence GTGGCTAAAATAGTGGATAAGGTGTTAGGTTTCATGGGTTTTGAAGAAGTTCCTTATGAGGATGAAAAACATCATGAAGAACAAATAATAGAAGAAGTGCCTGTTAGCAGAAGCAGTAAAAGAGGATCTGTGGTTAGTTTGCATACTCAAAAGCAGTCGCATGTGGTTGTAGTGGAGCCTCGTTGCTATGACGAAGTTCAGGGTGTTGCGGATCATTTAAAAAACCGCCGCTCAGTTATTGTTAATTTAGAAAATGCTGATGTTGAATTGGCCAAACGTGTAGTAGATTTTATGTTTGGGACAACCTATGCTTTAAATGGAAATATGCAGAAAGTAAGCAACGGCATTTTTGTTTTTGTGCCAAGTAATGTGGATATAACTGCCGAGATAAGAGAACAACAAAAGGAAAAAGGTTTTTTAAATTGGATGCGCAATGATACAAGGGAGGCCAGGTAG
- the proC gene encoding pyrroline-5-carboxylate reductase, producing MKITGSKLGFLGGGAMAEALIAGIVKQELLPCSQIAASDPNQARLSCLQKKYSVVVLKDNRELVNFSDIIILAVKPFVVDKILSEVKDIFKPGKLLISIAAGLKTAYLEELLDAPVPVVRVMPNTPALIGSGMSAVAAGKYADEIASEKTLAIFKAVGKAVMLAENLLDIVTGLSGSGPAYMYLILEALSDAGVRMGLPRDTATLLSAQTMIGAAGMLIETGEHAAVLKERVTTPGGTTAAGLFALEEAGVRTALMKAVEAATVRSRELSGR from the coding sequence GTGAAAATAACCGGTTCTAAGCTTGGTTTTCTTGGCGGCGGAGCTATGGCTGAAGCGTTGATTGCCGGTATAGTCAAGCAGGAATTACTGCCGTGCAGCCAAATTGCCGCAAGCGATCCGAACCAGGCTCGTTTAAGCTGTTTGCAGAAAAAATATTCGGTTGTTGTTTTGAAGGATAACCGTGAATTAGTAAATTTTTCAGATATCATTATTCTGGCAGTTAAGCCTTTTGTGGTGGATAAAATACTGTCGGAGGTTAAGGATATATTCAAGCCGGGTAAATTATTAATATCTATAGCGGCCGGTTTAAAAACAGCTTATCTGGAAGAATTGCTTGACGCGCCTGTTCCGGTAGTGAGGGTGATGCCGAACACTCCCGCGTTAATCGGCTCGGGGATGAGTGCTGTGGCAGCGGGAAAATATGCTGATGAAATAGCTTCTGAAAAAACTTTGGCTATATTTAAGGCTGTCGGCAAGGCTGTTATGCTGGCGGAAAATTTGCTGGACATTGTCACGGGACTAAGCGGCAGTGGCCCGGCTTACATGTATTTAATCCTGGAAGCTTTAAGTGATGCCGGTGTGCGTATGGGTTTGCCACGCGACACGGCCACACTTTTGTCTGCTCAGACCATGATTGGTGCGGCAGGCATGCTAATTGAGACAGGTGAACATGCGGCTGTTTTAAAGGAGCGTGTAACCACTCCGGGAGGAACTACTGCTGCGGGCCTGTTCGCATTGGAAGAAGCGGGAGTGCGCACAGCCTTAATGAAAGCAGTGGAAGCGGCAACGGTTCGATCGCGGGAATTATCAGGCAGGTAA
- a CDS encoding YggT family protein, protein MIRTLVDVVFEVYTVMLFVRIILSWIKHNPYQPVIRFIYEMTEPYLALFRRIIPPIGVIDISPIAAFFALSLIRQLFVMLIRLMGIY, encoded by the coding sequence ATGATCAGAACTTTGGTAGATGTGGTTTTTGAGGTTTACACTGTTATGTTGTTTGTTCGTATCATTCTTTCTTGGATTAAACATAATCCTTATCAACCGGTTATCCGTTTTATCTATGAGATGACAGAACCTTATTTGGCGTTATTCAGACGTATCATACCACCTATAGGTGTAATTGATATTTCACCTATAGCGGCGTTTTTTGCCCTTAGCTTAATAAGGCAATTGTTTGTTATGCTGATCAGGCTAATGGGAATTTACTAG
- a CDS encoding RNA-binding protein — protein sequence MKIDGEYMLDRRKMLDRIRDPEEKVLLARIFDLCDKVKNNCRLQVTDFYDPHRMNLIAAMIENMDLKILLWGGYEEAERKRMLLVPEHYKGEWPSLTGCLLAEGNFKTIEVTHRDYLGALLGLGIKREKLGDIIVLENAAQLIVAEEISDFIAANLVKIGRVRVSVKRIKEQDLILPEKKFKEIRTTVPSLRFDVICGEGFGTSRSKIAREITAEKINLNWQSCSDLSRPVKEKDIISARGRGRLEIYEVGGKTKKGRLVVVLRKYL from the coding sequence TTGAAAATCGACGGTGAATACATGCTTGATCGCAGGAAGATGCTTGACCGTATTCGGGACCCGGAAGAAAAGGTTCTGTTAGCTCGTATATTTGATTTGTGCGATAAGGTGAAGAACAATTGCCGCCTGCAGGTTACTGATTTTTATGACCCGCACCGAATGAATCTGATTGCTGCTATGATAGAAAATATGGATTTGAAAATTTTGCTCTGGGGTGGTTATGAAGAGGCGGAGAGAAAGAGAATGCTGCTTGTCCCTGAGCATTACAAGGGAGAATGGCCTTCACTTACTGGCTGCTTGCTGGCTGAGGGAAATTTCAAAACGATTGAAGTTACTCACCGTGATTACCTGGGTGCTTTGCTGGGTCTTGGCATTAAAAGAGAGAAATTGGGTGACATAATTGTTTTGGAAAACGCTGCACAGTTAATAGTGGCGGAGGAAATAAGCGATTTTATTGCAGCTAATTTGGTTAAAATAGGACGTGTTCGGGTTAGTGTTAAAAGAATAAAAGAGCAGGATCTAATTTTGCCTGAGAAAAAGTTTAAGGAAATACGCACTACGGTACCCTCCTTACGCTTTGATGTTATCTGTGGCGAGGGTTTTGGTACGTCCAGATCCAAAATTGCCAGAGAGATAACGGCGGAAAAGATAAATTTAAACTGGCAGTCCTGTTCTGATTTATCACGACCTGTTAAGGAAAAGGATATTATTTCAGCCCGTGGGAGGGGCAGGCTGGAAATATACGAGGTTGGCGGGAAAACAAAAAAGGGCAGGCTAGTGGTTGTTTTGCGTAAATATTTATAA
- a CDS encoding DivIVA domain-containing protein, with translation MLTPLDIHKKEFRRGFRGYNEQEVDMFLDQLAKDYEEVYSANLDLKEQIEKYKNGIVRYKELEDVIKETLIMAQKNAEELKSNTEKEVQVMLQESKLEAERKSSEADRKSEQILQAAEKKASQMINEAEVRVKEAMKEYEDLSNQIKFFKIRFRSFLELQLQMLEEEPLKNSELPAEENSTVELEYTLEFNKLRIDNAAQEEQQVI, from the coding sequence ATGCTAACCCCACTGGACATACATAAAAAAGAGTTTCGTCGTGGTTTTCGAGGGTATAATGAACAGGAAGTAGACATGTTTTTGGATCAGTTAGCCAAAGACTATGAAGAGGTATATTCTGCCAACCTGGATTTGAAAGAACAAATTGAAAAATATAAAAATGGTATAGTTAGGTACAAAGAGTTAGAAGATGTAATCAAAGAAACTCTAATTATGGCACAAAAAAATGCCGAAGAGCTAAAGAGTAATACTGAAAAGGAAGTACAGGTCATGCTCCAGGAGTCCAAACTGGAAGCAGAGAGAAAATCATCTGAGGCGGACAGAAAGTCTGAACAAATTCTTCAAGCTGCGGAGAAGAAAGCATCGCAAATGATTAATGAGGCTGAGGTTAGAGTAAAAGAAGCTATGAAGGAATATGAAGATTTATCAAATCAAATCAAATTTTTTAAAATTAGATTTCGCTCCTTTTTAGAACTGCAACTGCAGATGCTGGAAGAGGAACCTCTGAAAAACTCTGAATTGCCGGCTGAAGAGAATTCAACTGTTGAGTTAGAGTATACGTTGGAATTTAATAAGCTGAGAATTGACAATGCTGCTCAGGAAGAACAGCAGGTGATATAA
- a CDS encoding DUF167 domain-containing protein, whose amino-acid sequence MLDIRSVQNGVVFKVRVQPRASKDQVAGLWEDAVKIRLTAPPVEGEANRALCDFLAKHLGVTRAQVDLVTGQTGRNKLVRVSGITAESVLQRLGLYKN is encoded by the coding sequence ATGTTGGACATCCGCTCAGTTCAAAACGGTGTGGTTTTTAAGGTTCGGGTGCAGCCGAGGGCTTCGAAAGATCAGGTTGCGGGTCTCTGGGAAGACGCTGTAAAAATTCGTCTTACAGCTCCGCCGGTTGAGGGTGAGGCCAATAGGGCTTTGTGTGATTTTCTGGCTAAACATCTGGGTGTAACGCGAGCGCAGGTGGATTTAGTGACCGGCCAGACAGGACGCAATAAACTGGTCAGGGTTTCCGGTATAACGGCGGAGAGTGTTTTGCAGCGCCTGGGACTCTATAAGAATTGA